A single region of the Kocuria rosea genome encodes:
- a CDS encoding SRPBCC family protein, with the protein MTPQPTGRLDPGGHLVLTRTFRAPVEEVWAAVTDPARLARWYGTWSGDPATGRVEVLLTVEDLDEPEPLLIRRCDPPRHLALTLGTAADAWRVDLDLQDEDGTTVLRLTHRYPDPDEVESVGPGWEYYLDRLVAAETGGDPDAVDFARDYHPAMSGHYRPLAEQLRARD; encoded by the coding sequence ATGACCCCACAGCCCACCGGACGCCTCGACCCCGGCGGTCACCTCGTCCTCACCCGCACGTTCCGCGCCCCCGTCGAGGAGGTCTGGGCCGCGGTGACGGACCCCGCCCGGCTGGCCCGGTGGTACGGGACGTGGAGCGGTGACCCGGCCACCGGGCGCGTCGAGGTGCTGCTGACGGTCGAGGACCTGGACGAGCCCGAGCCCCTGCTGATCCGCCGCTGCGACCCGCCCCGGCACCTGGCGCTCACCCTGGGCACGGCGGCCGACGCCTGGCGCGTGGACCTCGACCTCCAGGACGAGGACGGCACCACCGTCCTGCGGCTCACCCACCGGTACCCGGACCCCGACGAGGTGGAGTCGGTGGGGCCCGGCTGGGAGTACTACCTGGACCGGCTCGTGGCCGCCGAGACCGGCGGGGACCCGGACGCCGTCGACTTCGCCCGGGACTACCACCCTGCGATGTCCGGGCACTACCGGCCGCTCGCCGAGCAGCTCCGGGCCCGGGACTGA
- a CDS encoding SDR family oxidoreductase: MSSLAGKTAVVTGSSRGVGADTAKLLAGEGANVVVNYRQKAPRANKVVKEIEAAGGKAIAVQADMTEPEDVRNLFARAVEAFGGVDVLVLNASGGMETDLGEDYALKLNRDAQNDTLSAALEHLPEGGRVVFVTSHQAHFINDVETMPEYVEVARSKRAGEDALTARIPELTGKGITFVVVSGDMIEGTVTATLLNRARPGALEERREAAGKLYSVQEFAEEIARMVTADVPTGHVELVGGADDFLAKAGRR, from the coding sequence ATGAGTTCACTTGCAGGCAAGACCGCCGTCGTCACCGGGTCCTCGCGCGGCGTCGGCGCCGACACCGCGAAGCTGCTGGCCGGGGAGGGCGCCAACGTGGTCGTCAACTACCGGCAGAAGGCGCCCCGCGCCAACAAGGTCGTCAAGGAGATCGAGGCGGCCGGCGGGAAGGCCATCGCCGTCCAGGCGGACATGACCGAGCCCGAGGACGTCCGCAACCTGTTCGCCCGCGCCGTGGAGGCCTTCGGCGGGGTGGACGTGCTCGTGCTCAACGCCTCCGGCGGCATGGAGACGGACCTCGGTGAGGACTACGCGCTCAAGCTCAACCGGGACGCGCAGAACGACACCCTCAGCGCCGCGCTGGAGCACCTGCCCGAGGGCGGGCGCGTGGTCTTCGTGACCAGCCACCAGGCGCACTTCATCAACGACGTCGAGACCATGCCGGAGTACGTGGAGGTCGCCAGGTCCAAGCGCGCCGGTGAGGACGCCCTCACCGCCCGCATCCCGGAGTTGACCGGGAAGGGCATCACGTTCGTGGTGGTCTCCGGCGACATGATCGAGGGCACCGTGACCGCGACCCTGCTCAACCGGGCCCGTCCGGGGGCGCTCGAGGAGCGCCGCGAGGCCGCCGGCAAGCTCTACTCCGTGCAGGAGTTCGCCGAGGAGATCGCCCGCATGGTCACCGCGGACGTCCCCACCGGGCACGTCGAGCTCGTCGGCGGCGCTGACGACTTCCTGGCGAAGGCCGGTCGCCGCTAG
- a CDS encoding beta-ketoacyl-ACP reductase, giving the protein MADEQRSPAPRTVLVTGGNRGIGRAIAQAFQDAGDNVAVTYRSGEAPEGFFAVQADVTDSASIDAAYKAVEAEFGPVEVVVANAGITRDTLLLRMKEQDFQDVVDTNLTGAFRVVQRAAKGFMRLKRGRVVLISSVVGLYGSPGQVNYAASKAGLVGIARSITRELGGRNVTANVVAPGFINTEMTAALPEDTQKNYLASIPAGRFAEPEEVAAVVRWIASDEAKYISGAVIPVDGGLGMGH; this is encoded by the coding sequence ATGGCAGACGAGCAGCGCAGCCCGGCCCCCCGCACCGTCCTCGTGACCGGCGGCAACCGCGGGATCGGACGGGCCATCGCCCAAGCGTTCCAGGACGCCGGGGACAACGTGGCCGTCACCTACCGCTCCGGCGAGGCGCCCGAGGGCTTCTTCGCGGTGCAGGCCGACGTCACCGACTCCGCGTCGATCGACGCCGCGTACAAGGCCGTCGAGGCCGAGTTCGGCCCGGTCGAGGTCGTCGTGGCCAACGCCGGGATCACCCGGGACACCCTGCTGCTGCGGATGAAGGAGCAGGACTTCCAGGACGTCGTGGACACCAACCTCACCGGCGCGTTCCGCGTGGTGCAGCGCGCCGCCAAGGGATTCATGCGCCTCAAGCGCGGGCGCGTGGTCCTCATCTCCTCCGTGGTCGGGCTCTACGGCTCGCCCGGGCAGGTCAACTACGCCGCGTCCAAGGCCGGCCTGGTCGGCATCGCCCGGTCGATCACCCGGGAGCTGGGCGGGCGCAACGTGACCGCCAACGTCGTCGCCCCCGGGTTCATCAACACGGAGATGACCGCGGCGCTGCCGGAGGACACCCAGAAGAACTACCTCGCCTCGATCCCGGCCGGCCGGTTCGCCGAGCCGGAGGAGGTCGCCGCCGTCGTGCGCTGGATCGCCTCCGACGAGGCGAAGTACATCTCCGGCGCCGTCATCCCCGTGGACGGCGGCCTCGGCATGGGCCACTGA
- a CDS encoding DUF3099 domain-containing protein has protein sequence MSKRYLTTGEAAGQDDVHSITATAEPHTQDMGHRMKVYSIQMGLRIVCLIVFVAVDNIWVRGVAILGVAVLPWMAVLLANSNDRSARTSQYYEPPAAPALAAAPEPRPPAAPLAIDFVLEGEFVAGHREDDPVPDGRGSTTAPSGDPASSATVEDDTTRRRGAA, from the coding sequence ATGAGCAAGCGCTATCTCACGACCGGCGAGGCCGCCGGCCAGGACGACGTCCACTCCATCACCGCCACCGCGGAGCCGCACACGCAGGACATGGGCCACCGGATGAAGGTCTACAGCATCCAGATGGGCCTGCGCATCGTGTGCCTCATCGTGTTCGTCGCGGTCGACAACATCTGGGTGCGCGGCGTCGCGATCCTGGGCGTGGCCGTGCTGCCGTGGATGGCGGTGCTGCTGGCCAACAGCAACGACCGCTCCGCCCGGACGAGCCAGTACTACGAGCCGCCCGCCGCGCCGGCGCTGGCCGCCGCCCCCGAGCCGCGGCCGCCGGCCGCGCCCCTGGCGATCGACTTCGTGCTCGAGGGCGAGTTCGTCGCCGGGCACCGCGAGGACGACCCCGTCCCGGACGGCCGCGGGAGCACGACCGCTCCCAGCGGGGACCCGGCTTCCTCCGCTACTGTCGAGGACGACACCACCCGGCGCCGCGGAGCGGCCTGA
- a CDS encoding SURF1 family protein, which yields MNDYRFLLSGKWLGFFLLACAAAVVSVYLGGWQMDRNDHLVGENAKITQNYRAEPLTGAAAAEQFAVHDERLTWHPVELTGEYLPEDQVLVRNRPQDGRVGYEVLVPFRTQDGDVVVLDRGWIPTGEAANGMPDEVPAPPAGRVTVTARLQPGEPSVSRGAPAGQIASIDLEELRERWDRPIGTAAYGEVLAEAPAPAAAPAPAPEPEIDSGPHLSYSLQWYAFAALFFVAWGYAARQQARNDAWDRQFAQEMERRLARFYDEDGNYIGEGDEELVVRQLEMADDMPAHLKSLMRPRPQRRRSGPTWEDEEDAMLDALEREHTSAARD from the coding sequence ATGAACGACTACCGTTTCCTGCTCAGCGGCAAGTGGCTCGGCTTCTTCCTTCTCGCCTGCGCCGCCGCCGTGGTCTCGGTGTACCTGGGCGGCTGGCAGATGGACCGCAACGACCACCTGGTCGGCGAGAACGCCAAGATCACGCAGAACTACCGCGCCGAGCCCCTGACCGGTGCGGCCGCCGCCGAGCAGTTCGCCGTCCACGACGAGCGCCTCACCTGGCACCCCGTCGAGCTCACGGGCGAGTACCTGCCCGAGGACCAGGTGCTGGTCCGCAACAGGCCGCAGGACGGACGCGTCGGCTACGAGGTGCTCGTCCCGTTCCGCACGCAGGACGGGGACGTCGTGGTCCTCGACCGCGGCTGGATCCCCACGGGTGAGGCGGCCAACGGGATGCCGGACGAGGTGCCGGCCCCGCCCGCCGGCCGGGTGACGGTCACCGCCCGGCTCCAGCCCGGGGAGCCGTCCGTCAGCCGCGGCGCCCCCGCGGGCCAGATTGCCTCGATCGACCTCGAGGAGCTGCGCGAGCGCTGGGACCGGCCGATCGGGACGGCGGCCTACGGCGAGGTCCTCGCCGAGGCCCCGGCCCCCGCGGCGGCCCCCGCGCCGGCTCCGGAGCCGGAGATCGACTCCGGGCCGCACCTGTCCTACTCGTTGCAGTGGTACGCGTTCGCGGCGCTGTTCTTCGTGGCCTGGGGCTACGCCGCCCGGCAGCAGGCCCGCAACGACGCCTGGGACCGCCAGTTCGCCCAGGAGATGGAGCGTCGGCTCGCACGGTTCTACGACGAGGACGGCAACTACATCGGCGAGGGCGACGAGGAGCTCGTCGTCCGCCAGCTCGAGATGGCCGACGACATGCCGGCCCACCTCAAGTCGCTCATGCGCCCCCGGCCGCAGCGCCGGCGCTCCGGCCCCACGTGGGAGGACGAGGAGGACGCGATGCTGGACGCCCTGGAGCGCGAGCACACCTCCGCCGCCCGCGACTGA
- the abc-f gene encoding ribosomal protection-like ABC-F family protein: MITVQNLELRAGARLLMDEVNFRVDKGDKIGLVGRNGAGKTTMTKVLAGETLPAGGTVTRTGAIGYLPQDPKVEDMEQLARDRILSARNLAGVVARLRQAEQDMASEDDAVRSKAMRGYDRLESEFLAGGGYAAESEAATITSNLDLPERILDQPLRTLSGGQRRRVELARILFSDADIMLLDEPTNHLDADSVVWLRDFLKNFQGGLLVISHDVELMEMVVNKVLYLDANRCVIDLYNMGWKNYLLQREQDAHRRKREYANAEKKATALMDQANKMRAKASKAVAAQQMIKRAERLMNGLEGERQADKVANIRFPKPADCGKTPLTARDLSKSYGSLEIFNDVDLAIDRGSRVVILGFNGAGKTTLLRMLAGEAQPDTGEVVPGHGLKLGYFAQEHDTLDPDRTVLENMRSAAPDLADTEVRNVLGSFLFQGDDVSKPAGVLSGGEKTRLALATLVASSANVLLLDEPTNNLDPASRREILNALRTYEGAVVLVSHDEGAVEALDPERVVILPDGTEDLWSQEYQDLISLA; encoded by the coding sequence GTGATCACTGTCCAGAACCTCGAACTGCGTGCCGGTGCGCGGCTGCTCATGGACGAGGTCAACTTCCGGGTGGACAAGGGGGACAAGATCGGCCTGGTCGGGCGCAACGGCGCCGGCAAGACCACGATGACCAAGGTCCTCGCCGGGGAGACCCTGCCCGCGGGCGGGACGGTCACGCGCACCGGGGCCATCGGCTACCTCCCGCAGGACCCCAAGGTCGAGGACATGGAGCAGCTGGCCCGGGACCGCATCCTCTCCGCCCGCAACCTCGCGGGCGTCGTCGCCCGCCTGCGCCAGGCGGAGCAGGACATGGCCTCCGAGGACGACGCCGTGCGCAGCAAGGCCATGCGCGGCTACGACCGGCTCGAGTCGGAGTTCCTCGCCGGCGGCGGCTACGCCGCGGAGTCCGAGGCCGCGACGATCACGTCCAACCTGGACCTGCCCGAGCGGATCCTCGACCAGCCGCTGCGCACCCTCTCCGGCGGGCAGCGCCGTCGCGTGGAGCTGGCCCGCATCCTGTTCTCGGACGCCGACATCATGCTCCTCGACGAGCCCACCAACCACCTGGACGCCGACTCCGTGGTGTGGCTGCGGGACTTCCTGAAGAACTTCCAGGGCGGGCTGCTGGTGATCAGCCACGACGTGGAGCTGATGGAGATGGTGGTCAACAAGGTCCTGTACCTGGACGCCAACCGCTGCGTCATCGACCTGTACAACATGGGCTGGAAGAACTACCTGCTGCAGCGCGAGCAGGACGCCCACCGCCGCAAGCGCGAGTACGCCAACGCGGAGAAGAAGGCCACCGCGCTGATGGACCAGGCCAACAAGATGCGCGCCAAGGCCAGCAAGGCCGTGGCCGCCCAGCAGATGATCAAGCGCGCCGAGCGGCTCATGAACGGCCTCGAGGGCGAGCGCCAGGCGGACAAGGTCGCGAACATCCGCTTCCCGAAGCCCGCCGACTGCGGCAAGACCCCGCTGACCGCCCGAGACCTGTCCAAGTCCTACGGCTCGCTCGAGATCTTCAACGACGTGGACCTGGCCATCGACCGGGGCTCCCGGGTGGTCATCCTCGGGTTCAACGGCGCCGGCAAGACCACGCTGCTGCGGATGCTGGCAGGGGAGGCCCAGCCGGACACCGGTGAGGTGGTCCCGGGGCACGGCCTCAAGCTCGGCTACTTCGCCCAGGAGCACGACACCCTGGACCCGGACCGGACGGTGCTGGAGAACATGCGCTCCGCCGCCCCGGACCTCGCCGACACGGAGGTCCGCAACGTCCTGGGCTCGTTCCTGTTCCAGGGCGACGACGTGTCCAAGCCGGCCGGGGTGCTCTCCGGCGGCGAGAAGACCCGCCTGGCGCTGGCGACCCTCGTGGCCTCCTCCGCCAACGTGCTGCTGCTCGACGAGCCGACCAACAACCTGGACCCGGCCTCCCGCCGGGAGATCCTCAACGCGCTGCGCACCTACGAGGGCGCGGTCGTGCTCGTCTCCCACGACGAGGGCGCGGTCGAGGCGCTGGACCCCGAGCGCGTGGTGATCCTGCCCGACGGCACCGAGGACCTGTGGAGCCAGGAGTACCAGGACCTCATCTCCCTCGCCTGA
- a CDS encoding glucosyl-3-phosphoglycerate synthase has translation MRQDVQQWFTTRSYHGSQWSAEQLCRRKRGSTVSVVLPARNEAETVGAIVTALRRTLMEDVALIDELVVIDSDSTDGTGTVAAAAGARVHRQADILPAHGNVPGKGEALWKSLAVTTGDVLAFVDSDLREFDPQFAVGLLGPLLTEPGVQFVKSCYDRPLHDGATVMPAGGGRVTELVARPLLNLFWPQLAGLVQPLAGEYAGRRSLLERVPFVSGYGVEIAMLIDVLEAVGLDAMAQMDLGVRSHRNSSDAALARMAAQIRLTVQARLRCDSPVADESGRLTQFLRQGERFLAEVHDVSVRERPPMVQVPEYRAQPAGRVA, from the coding sequence ATGCGACAGGACGTCCAGCAGTGGTTCACCACCCGCAGCTACCACGGCAGCCAGTGGTCCGCGGAGCAGCTCTGCCGCCGGAAGCGCGGCAGCACGGTCAGTGTGGTGCTCCCGGCCCGCAACGAGGCCGAGACCGTGGGCGCGATCGTCACCGCGCTGCGGCGCACGCTCATGGAGGACGTGGCACTGATCGACGAGCTCGTCGTCATCGACTCCGACTCGACGGACGGCACGGGGACGGTCGCCGCGGCGGCCGGGGCCCGGGTCCACCGGCAGGCCGACATCCTGCCCGCCCACGGCAACGTCCCCGGCAAGGGCGAGGCGCTGTGGAAGTCCCTGGCCGTGACCACCGGGGACGTGCTCGCGTTCGTGGACTCGGACCTGCGGGAGTTCGACCCCCAGTTCGCCGTGGGGCTGCTGGGGCCGCTGCTGACCGAGCCGGGGGTGCAGTTCGTCAAGAGCTGCTACGACCGCCCGCTGCACGACGGCGCCACGGTGATGCCGGCGGGCGGTGGGCGCGTCACCGAGCTCGTGGCCCGCCCGCTGCTGAACCTGTTCTGGCCGCAGCTGGCGGGGCTGGTCCAGCCGCTGGCCGGGGAGTACGCGGGACGCCGGAGCCTGCTCGAACGGGTGCCGTTCGTCTCCGGGTACGGGGTGGAGATCGCGATGCTCATCGACGTGCTGGAGGCCGTGGGTCTGGACGCGATGGCGCAGATGGACCTGGGTGTCCGGTCCCACCGGAACTCCTCCGACGCCGCCCTGGCCCGCATGGCCGCCCAGATCCGGCTGACGGTCCAGGCGCGGCTGCGCTGCGACTCCCCCGTCGCCGACGAGAGCGGGCGCCTCACGCAGTTCCTGCGCCAGGGGGAGCGCTTCCTCGCCGAGGTCCACGACGTCAGCGTCCGCGAGCGCCCGCCCATGGTGCAGGTGCCCGAGTACCGGGCGCAGCCGGCCGGCCGCGTCGCATGA